From a single Phocoena sinus isolate mPhoSin1 chromosome 1, mPhoSin1.pri, whole genome shotgun sequence genomic region:
- the LOC116760809 gene encoding LOW QUALITY PROTEIN: protein-arginine deiminase type-3-like (The sequence of the model RefSeq protein was modified relative to this genomic sequence to represent the inferred CDS: deleted 1 base in 1 codon; substituted 1 base at 1 genomic stop codon), whose amino-acid sequence MSLQRILRVSLEHPTGAVCVAGVETLVDIYGSVPEGTEMFEVYGTPSVDISISPRVERDWEHADTGRWCFDVGLQTIVVMNSASNDLNDSHVQISYHSGQEPLAYALLYLTCVDITLDCDLNCEGRRDRGFVDKRQWVWGSSGYGAILLVNCDRDNLNCDDQDNCDRHVRCLQDLEDMSVMVLRTQGPVALFDDHTLVLHTSSCDAKWAQFFRACGPEGSXEAYRHVLGQNKASYQVPRFHGDEECFFVEGLSFPDAGASGLLKSTVVLEPSRLWTLRPVSFPSGLPLQDFSESPIFTDTVVFCVVPWIMTPSTLPPLEVYVCRVRNNTCFADAVAELARRAGCKLTICPQAENRNDRWIQDGMELGYVQAPHKTFPVVFDSPGNGELQDFPYKRILGPDFGYVTWEPRDNSVSGLDSFGNLEVSPPVVANGKEYPLGRILFGGNLPGSRGRRVTQVVRDFLHAQKVQLTVELFVDWLATGRVDEFLSFVPAPHGKGFRTLLASPSACFKLFQEKQKQGHGTALLFQGVIGNQQINAISIDQVLSGENLISYNRFVQGCVDWSREVLKRELGLTDGDIIDIPQLFKMERRKVVAFFPDLVNMLVLGKHLGIPKPFGPIICGRCCLGEKVRSLLEPLGLQCTFIDDFTLYHKLHGEVHCGTIVRRQTFSFRWWNMVP is encoded by the exons ATGTCTCTGCAGAGGATCCTGCGAGTGTCCCTGGAGCATCCCACCGGTGCTGTGTGTGTGGCTGGCGTGGAGACCCTCGTGGACATTTATGG GTCAGTACCTGAGGGAACAGAGATGTTTGAGGTCTACGGAACCCCCAGCGTGGACATCTCCATCTCTCCCAGAGTGGAGAGGGACTGGGAACATGCAGACACCGGGCGGTGGTGCTTTGATGTGGGGTTGCAGACCATCGTGGTCATGAACTCTGCCAGCAACGACCTCAACGACAGTCAC GTTCAGATTTCCTACCATTCCGGCCAAGAGCCTCTGGCCTATGCGCTGCTCTACCTCACCTGTGTGG ATATCACCCTGGATTGTGACCTGAACTGTGAAGGCAGACGGGATAGGGGCTTTGTGGACAAG CGGCAGTGGGTCTGGGGATCTAGTGGGTATGGAGCCATCCTGCTGGTGAACTGTGACAGGGACAATCTGAACTGTGATGACCAGGACAACTGTGACCGGCACGTGCGCTGCCTGCAAG ACCTGGAAGATATGTCTGTCATGGTCCTGCGGACCCAAGGCCCCGTTGCTCTTTTCGACGATCACACACTTGTCCTCCACACCTCCAGCTGTGACGCCAAGTGGGCACAGTTCTTCCGTGCTTGTG GTCCCGAGGGCTCATGAGAGGCTTACAGGCACGTGCTGGGCCAGAACAAGGCGTCGTACCAGGTGCCCCGCTTCCACGGGGATGAGGAGTGCTTCTTCGTAGAGGGCCTCTCCTTCCCTGACGCTG GAGCAAGCGGCTTGCTCAAGTCCACGGTGGTCCTTGAACCATCCAGGCTCTGGACCCTGAGGCCAGTTTCTTTTCCCTCTGGTCTTCCCCTGCAGGATTTCTCCGAATCCCCCATCTTCACTGACACCGTGGTGTTCTGTGTGGTTCCCTGGATTATGACGCCCAGCACCCTGCCGCCCCTGGAGGTGTACGTGTGCCG TGTGAGGAACAACACGTGTTTTGCAGATGCAGTGGCGGAGCTGGCCAGGAGAGCCGGCTGCAAGCTGACCATCTGCCCACAGGCCGAGAACCGCAACGACCGCTGGATCCAG GATGGGATGGAGCTGGGCTATGTTCAGGCACCGCACAAGACCTTCCCAGTAGTCTTTGACTCC CCGGGGAATGGAGAACTGCAGGACTTCCCTTACAAAAGAATCCTG GGTCCAGATTTCGGCTACGTGACTTGGGAACCACGAGACAACTCTGTGAGTGGCCTGGATTCCTTTGGGAACCTGGAGGTCAGTCCCCCAGTGGTGGCCAATGGGAAAGAATACCCCCTGGGGAGGATCCTCTTTGGTGGCAACCTGCCTGG GTCAAGAGGCCGCAGGGTCACCCAGGTGGTTCGGGACTTCCTTCACGCACAGAAGGTGCAGCTCACTGTGGAGCTTTTTGTGGACTGGTTGGCCACGGGCCGTGTGGATGAGTTTCTGAGCTTTGTCCCTGCCCCCCATGGGAAG GGCTTCCGGACGCTCCTGGCCAGCCCTAGCGCCTGCTTCAAGCTCTTCCAGGAAAAGCAGAAGCAGGGCCACGGCACGGCCCTCCTGTTCCAAGGGGTTATTG gCAATCAGCAGATCAACGCCATCTCCATCGACCAGGTCCTCTCCGGTGAAAACCTCATCAGTTACAATAGGTTTGTCCAG GGCTGCGTCGACTGGAGCCGGGAGGTGCTGAAGCGGGAGCTGGGCCTGACCGATGGTGACATCATCGACATCCCCCAGCTCTTCAAGATGGAGAGGAGAAAGGTGGTGGCCTTCTTCCCTGACTTG GTGAACATGCTGGTGCTGGGGAAGCATCTGGGCATCCCCAAGCCCTTCGGACCCATCATCTGCGGCCGCTGCTGCCTGGGGGAGAAGGTGCGGTCCCTGCTGGAACCGCTGGGCCTCCAATGCACCTTCATTGACGACTTCACCCTATACCACAAGCTGCACGGGGAGGTACACTGCGGCACCATCGTGCGCCGGCAGACCTTCTCCTTCAGGTGGTGGAACATGGTACCCTGA